From a region of the Streptacidiphilus albus JL83 genome:
- a CDS encoding DUF1003 domain-containing protein — translation MSTSHRVPHPRIADRKARGPVKVVDQMPRDSAITRFNTRVALIVTQAVGSMWCAYAFALFDLISLPDAIKAGLAAVVSWVAQTFLQLVLLSVIMVGQNVQAAAADKRSEATFEDASATLHEVASVQLQLAAQEALLARIAEKLGLDPAAVADAAAGGAGESS, via the coding sequence ATGTCGACGTCCCACCGTGTCCCGCATCCGCGCATCGCCGACCGCAAGGCCCGGGGTCCGGTCAAGGTCGTCGACCAGATGCCGCGCGACAGCGCGATCACCCGCTTCAACACCAGGGTGGCGCTCATCGTCACCCAGGCCGTCGGCAGCATGTGGTGCGCCTACGCCTTCGCGCTCTTCGACCTGATCAGCCTGCCTGACGCGATCAAGGCCGGGTTGGCGGCGGTGGTCTCCTGGGTGGCCCAGACCTTCCTCCAGCTGGTGCTGCTGTCGGTGATCATGGTCGGCCAGAACGTCCAGGCGGCGGCCGCCGACAAGCGTTCGGAGGCGACCTTCGAGGACGCCAGTGCGACCCTGCACGAGGTGGCCTCGGTGCAGCTCCAGTTGGCGGCGCAGGAGGCCCTGCTGGCCCGGATCGCGGAGAAGCTCGGCCTGGACCCGGCGGCCGTCGCCGACGCGGCTGCGGGCGGGGCGGGCGAGTCCTCCTGA
- a CDS encoding MgtC/SapB family protein, producing MHALTTTEFLLRLATGVGCGALIGVERQWRARMAGLRTNALVAAGATLFVLYSVAVHDIGSPTRVASYVVSGIGFLGGGVILRDGAGVRGLNTAATLWCSAAVGVLAASGQLAFAVLGTLAVLAIHVVLRPAGRLLDHAPAAGTDPDSQVHATVHLECDRRSETHIRALLLQALTSSGLTPTGLRARREQADCTSLQATVAVSGDVTQALEQVITRLSLEAGLRDLHWHLDENGPHPEHQGLA from the coding sequence GTGCACGCCCTGACCACCACCGAATTCCTGCTCCGCCTGGCCACCGGCGTCGGCTGCGGCGCCCTGATCGGCGTCGAACGCCAGTGGCGGGCCCGGATGGCCGGCCTGCGCACCAACGCGCTGGTGGCGGCCGGCGCCACGCTGTTCGTGCTCTACAGCGTCGCCGTCCACGACATCGGCAGCCCCACCCGGGTCGCCTCCTACGTGGTCTCCGGCATCGGCTTCCTCGGCGGCGGGGTGATCCTCCGCGACGGGGCCGGCGTCCGTGGCCTCAACACCGCCGCGACGCTCTGGTGCTCCGCCGCCGTCGGTGTCCTGGCCGCCTCCGGCCAGCTCGCCTTCGCCGTCCTCGGGACGCTCGCGGTGCTCGCCATCCACGTGGTGCTGCGACCCGCCGGACGGCTGCTCGACCACGCGCCCGCCGCCGGCACCGACCCCGACTCCCAGGTCCACGCCACCGTCCACCTGGAGTGTGACCGCCGCTCGGAGACCCACATCAGGGCGCTGCTGCTGCAGGCGCTGACCTCCTCCGGACTGACCCCGACCGGTCTGCGGGCCCGCCGGGAGCAGGCGGACTGCACCAGCCTCCAGGCCACGGTCGCGGTCAGCGGCGACGTCACCCAGGCGCTGGAGCAGGTGATCACCCGGCTCTCGCTGGAGGCCGGCCTCCGCGACCTGCACTGGCACCTGGACGAGAACGGCCCGCACCCGGAGCACCAGGGACTGGCCTGA
- a CDS encoding Gfo/Idh/MocA family protein, which yields MTSQLRIGVLGAARIAPSALIRPAERVPEAVVTAVAARDPERARAFAVKHRIPVVHASYQDLLDDKEIDAVYNPLPNALHAEWTLRALEAGKHVLCEKPFTANAAEAATVAAAAKASGLVVMEAFHYRYHPLAERMREIVAGGELGGLRSVEVSMCFPLPLFGDIRYRYDLGGGALMDGGCYALHCLRLLGQGTPEVLSARATLRSPDIDRAMTAELRFPGGASGRITASMWSHRLLDFTARVVGESGELRITNYLAPHIWNRLTVRTPAGTRRERVHGGPTYGYQLRAFTEAVLHGGPVLTPAEDAVVTMGLIDDIYRAAGMRPRGETPTPQV from the coding sequence ATGACCTCCCAGCTCCGCATCGGCGTCCTCGGCGCCGCCCGCATCGCGCCCTCGGCCCTGATCCGGCCGGCCGAGCGGGTCCCGGAGGCCGTGGTCACCGCCGTCGCGGCGCGCGACCCCGAGCGCGCCCGGGCCTTCGCGGTGAAGCACCGGATCCCGGTCGTCCATGCCTCCTACCAGGACCTGCTCGACGACAAGGAGATCGACGCGGTCTACAACCCGCTCCCCAACGCCCTGCACGCGGAGTGGACGCTGCGGGCGCTGGAGGCCGGCAAGCACGTGCTCTGCGAGAAGCCGTTCACCGCCAACGCGGCCGAGGCCGCCACCGTGGCCGCGGCGGCGAAGGCGTCCGGGCTGGTGGTGATGGAGGCGTTCCACTACCGCTACCACCCGTTGGCCGAGCGGATGCGCGAGATCGTGGCCGGTGGCGAGCTGGGCGGGCTGCGCTCGGTGGAGGTCTCCATGTGCTTCCCGCTGCCGCTCTTCGGCGACATCCGCTACCGCTACGACCTGGGCGGCGGCGCGCTGATGGACGGCGGCTGCTACGCCCTGCACTGCCTGCGGCTGCTGGGCCAGGGCACCCCGGAGGTGCTGAGCGCGCGGGCCACGCTGCGCAGCCCGGACATCGACCGGGCGATGACCGCCGAGCTGCGCTTCCCCGGCGGGGCGAGCGGCCGGATCACCGCCTCGATGTGGTCGCACCGGCTGCTGGACTTCACCGCCCGGGTCGTCGGCGAGAGCGGCGAGCTGAGGATCACCAACTACCTGGCGCCGCACATCTGGAACCGGCTCACCGTCAGAACCCCGGCCGGCACCCGCCGGGAACGGGTGCACGGCGGCCCGACCTACGGCTACCAGCTGCGCGCCTTCACCGAGGCGGTGCTGCACGGCGGCCCGGTGCTGACCCCGGCCGAGGACGCCGTGGTCACCATGGGCCTGATCGACGACATCTACCGGGCCGCCGGGATGCGGCCGCGCGGCGAGACCCCCACCCCCCAGGTCTAG
- a CDS encoding helix-turn-helix transcriptional regulator: protein MSSSGSAVPGARTSLLVPGDTESSVAQRRPVDARLNGYVLGYRGFRLGPMVGQWPRTRLVAPDGTVKLMFGFGAPVRMVDLVDPGRSLTAVSVVGPVSLTAVVGRHTGRVHGLVTTLTPMGAYRLFGVPMHEWSELRLAPSELLGPGLRSLDDRLAQCPTWEDRFRLLDRLFTARILDGPVVDREVEWVWRELQRSGGRIPIHELAASANWSRRHLERRFREQVGRSPKEIAQIRRIQQALDWKDAGLPLAQIAARSGFHDQSHFTRVFKAAMGFTPRQLPEGMVDWSPHTLLEAVPEGRQGRRREPVPA, encoded by the coding sequence GTGTCTTCGTCGGGATCGGCAGTCCCCGGTGCCCGCACCTCGCTGCTCGTCCCCGGTGACACGGAGAGCAGCGTGGCCCAGCGGCGCCCCGTCGACGCCCGCCTCAACGGCTACGTCCTGGGCTACCGCGGCTTCCGGCTGGGCCCGATGGTCGGGCAGTGGCCCCGGACCCGACTGGTGGCACCGGACGGCACGGTGAAGCTGATGTTCGGCTTCGGCGCCCCGGTGCGGATGGTGGACCTGGTCGACCCCGGCCGAAGTCTCACGGCGGTGTCCGTGGTCGGACCGGTGAGCCTGACCGCCGTGGTCGGACGGCACACGGGCCGGGTCCACGGGCTGGTCACCACGCTCACCCCGATGGGGGCCTACCGGTTGTTCGGTGTGCCCATGCACGAGTGGTCGGAGCTGCGGCTCGCGCCCTCCGAACTGCTCGGTCCCGGGCTGCGCTCGCTGGACGACCGCCTGGCCCAGTGCCCGACCTGGGAGGACCGGTTCCGACTGCTGGACCGGCTGTTCACCGCCCGGATCCTGGACGGCCCGGTGGTCGACCGCGAGGTGGAGTGGGTCTGGCGGGAGCTGCAGCGCAGCGGCGGACGGATCCCGATCCACGAGCTGGCCGCCTCGGCCAACTGGAGCCGTCGGCACCTGGAGCGGCGCTTCCGCGAGCAGGTCGGCCGCTCCCCCAAGGAGATCGCCCAGATCCGCCGGATCCAGCAGGCGCTGGACTGGAAGGACGCGGGTCTGCCGCTCGCGCAGATCGCGGCCCGGTCCGGGTTCCACGACCAGTCGCACTTCACCCGGGTCTTCAAGGCCGCCATGGGCTTCACCCCGCGGCAGCTGCCGGAGGGCATGGTCGACTGGTCCCCGCACACCCTGCTGGAGGCCGTTCCCGAGGGGCGGCAGGGCCGTCGCCGGGAGCCGGTCCCGGCCTGA